cgaaggtccataatatcatggcttatgtgcagtgatttctccagattctctgaaccttttgatgatattacagaccgtagatggtgaaatccctaaattccttgcaatagctggttgagaaatgttgttcttaaacaatttgctcaggcatttgttgacaaagtgatgaccctcgccccatccttgtttgtgaatgactgagcattccatggaagctgcttttatacccaatcatgacacccacctgttcccaattagcctgttcacccgtgggatgttccaaataagtgtttgatgagcattcctcaactttctcactcttttttgccacttgtgccagcttttttgaaacatgttgaaggcatcaaactccaaatgagctaacatttgcaaaaaataacaaagttttcaagtgtgaacatgaaatatcttgtctttgcagtctattcaatttaatataagttgcaaaggatttgcaaatcattgtattctgtttttatttaccatttacacaacgtgacaacttcactgcttttgggttttgtacaagcagacacagtgtgtagacagaaaagggagaatggatgcattttggtgtaaaaactaaagataaaagtgaagttataacactgaaacgccctcaggaagaggtgctttaagacatggctagctagctagcagctaacacccATCTGCAGTTggcggtgttttagctacttctaaatcactaatcctgatctccatgacgacaaataaagtatgtttcttacaagtaccattatcactggaggacgaagaatagctaaacatgcttcactacacattgtaggaggatacaacagctgaccactaacagcaagctagcatccctgaatgtaaacaaacgttgtgggtggatctacatctgacatccactgtaatgataccaagtacaagagcgtatctagtcgatactactatgattacatcaatatttttttaatgtcacaaaacttttttccttttttaaaattcatattatgtttataaagtcaggaaatatgtccctggacacatgcggactttgaatatgaccaatgtatgatcctgtcggtacttggtatcgcatcaatacctaaatgtgtggtatcatccaaaactaatgtaaagtatccaagaaGAGAACATTTGagtgatgattacattttaacagaagtgtagatagaacatgttaaaagagaaagtaagcatatattaacagtaaatgaacaagtagattaataataattttttacagttcGTCCgtcaaaatgttgacaaaataatagatagataaatgacacaatatgttactgcatacatcaccagactaattagaagcctttgtttgtttacttactactaaaagacaagttgtctagtatgttcactgttttatttaaggactaaattacaataataaacatatgtttaatgcacactaagattttttgtttaaataaagacaaaaaaaaaattaaattgtgttcccctttatttagaaaagtatcgaaaagtattgaaacgTACCGTAATACATGTtttataccggtactggtaccaaaatattggtatcgggacaaccctacatccGGTATATCTATATTAAATAAAGTTGATAATAATGTGTAAACATCCGGTATGTGTAAACATCCGGtatgtctttaaaaaataaagttattACTAATGTTACGAGTGTAAACATCCGGTATGTCTTCATAAATAAAGTTAATATTAATGTTACAAGTGTAGACATCCGGTATATCTTTATTAGATAAAGTTAATACTAATGTTACGAGTGTAAACATCCGGTTTATCTTCATAAATAAAGTTATTACTAAAGTGTAAACATCCGGTATATCTTTAGAAAATAAAGTTATTACTAAAGTGTAAAAATCCggtatatctttataaaataaagttattaCTAATTTTACGAGTGTAAACATCCGGTATATCTTCATAAATAAAGTTAATACTAATGTTATGAGTGTAAACATTCggtatatctttataaaataaaggTATTACTAAAGTTACGAGCGTAAATATCTGGcatatctttaaaaaataaagttaatacTAAAGTGTATACATCCGGTttatatctttataaaataaaattattactaAAGTGTAAACATCCAGcatatctttataaaataaaattaatactaAAGTGTAGACGTCCggtatatctttataaaataaagttaatattAATGTTACGAGTGTAAACATTCGGTATATCcttataaaataaagttaatacCAATGTTACGAGTGTAAACATTGggtatatctttataaaataaaggTATTACTAAAATTACGAGCGTAAACATCCGTTATATCTTTATAAGATAAAGTTAATACTAAAGTGTATACATCCggtatatctttataaaataaagttattaCTAAAGTTACGAGTGTAAACATCCGatatatctttataaaataaagttaataataatgTTACAAGTGTAAACATCCGGTGTATCTTTATAAAGTTAATAATAATGTTAAgggtgtaaacatccggtatgtctttataaaataaagttaataataatgtaacgagggtaaacatccggtatatctttataaaataaagttatcACTAATGCTACGAGTCTAAACATCCTGTATACAGcatctttataaaataaagttaataataatgttatgagtgtaaacatccggtatgtttaaaaaaaataaagttattaCTAATGTTACGAGTGTGAATATCCGGcatatctttaaaaaataaagttaatacTAAAGTGTATACATCCggtatatctttataaaataaagttattaCTAAAGTGTAAACATCCGGcatatctttataaaataaaatcaatactaATGTTACGAGTGTAAACATTCggtatatctttataaaataaagttaatacCAATGTTACGAGTGTAAACATTGTgtatatctttataaaataaagttattaTTAAAGTGTATAAATCCggtatatctttataaaataaagttattaCTAAAGTTACGAGTGTAAACCTCCGATATAactttataaaataaagttaataataatgTTACAAGTGTAAACATCCGGTGTATCTTTATAAAGTTATCACTAATGCTATGAGTGTAAACATCCTTTATACAGTctctttataaaataaagttaataatAGTGTTACGAGTGTAAACATCCggtatatctttataaaataaagttatcACTAATGCTACGAGTGTAAACATCCTGTATACAGTgtctttataaaataaagttattaCTAATGTTACGAGTGTAAACATCCggtatatctttataaaataaagttattactaaagtgtaaacatccggtatatctttataaaataaagttattCCTAAAGTGTAAACATCCGGTATATCTTCATAAAATAAAGTTATTCCTAAAGTGTATACATCCggtatatctttataaaataaagttattccttaagtgtaaacatccggtatatctttataaaataaagttattactaaagtgtaaacatccggtatatctttataaaataaagttattattaaagtgtaaacatccggtatatctttataaaataaagttatttctaaagtgtaaacatccggtatatcttcataaaataaagttattactaaagtgtaaacatccggtatatctttataaaataaagttattcctaaagtgtaaacatccggtatatctttaaaaaataaagttatttttaaagtgtaaacatccgatatatctttataaaataaagttaataataatgttacgagtgtaaacatccggtatatctttataaaataaagttatcACTAATGCTACGAGTGTAAACATCCTGTATACAGtatctttataaaataaagttaataataatgTTATGAGTGTTAACATCcggtatgtgtaaaaaaaattaagttaataCTAATGTTACGAGTGTAAACATCCGGTATATCattataaaataaagttattactaaagtgtaaacatccggtatatctttataaaataaagttattCCTGAAGTGTAAACATCCGGTATATCTTCATAAGATAAAGTTATTCCTAAAGTGTATACATCCGGTATATCTTTATACAATAAAGTTATTCCTTAAGTGTAAACATCCggtatatctttataaaataaagttattaCTAAAGTGTAAACATCCGGTATATCTTTCTAAAATAAAGTTTTTCCTAGAGTGTAAACATCCggtatatctttataaaataaagCTATTACTGAATTGTAAACATTTggtatatctttataaaataaagttattcctaaagtgtaaacatccggtatatctttataaaataaagttattactaaagtgtaaacatccggtatatctttataaaataaagttaatacTAATGTTATGAGTGTAAAATTTggtatatctttataaaataaaggTATTACTAAAGTTACGAGTGTATACATCCGGTATATCTTTATAAGATAAAGTTATCACTAAAGTTACGAGTGTAAACATCCGGTATATCTGTAAAAAATAAAGTTATTCCTAAAGTGTAAACATCAAGTATATCGTCATAAATAAAGTTAATATTAATGTTACGAGTGTAGACATCCggtatatctttataaaataaagttaatacTCAAGTGTATAAATCCAgtatatttttataaaataaagttattaCTAAAGTTACGAGTGTAAACATCCggtatatctttataaaataaagttattCCTAAAGTGTAAACATCCGATATATCTTTATAAAACAAAGTTATTACTAAAGTGTAAACATCCggtatatctttataaaataaagttaatacTAATGTTACGAGTGTAAACATTCggtatatctttataaaataaaggTATTACTAAAGTTACAAGCGTAAACATCCggtatatctttataaaataaagttgaTACTAAAGTGTATACATCTGGTATATCTTTATAAAAAGTAATTAGTCAAGTGTAAACATCCGGTATATCTTCATAAACAAAGTTAATATTAATGTTACGAGTGTAGACATCCGTTGtatctttataaaataaaggTTTTACTAAAGTTACGTGTGAAAACATCCGGTATATCTTCATAAAATAAAGTTATTACTAAAGTGTAAACATCCGGTATACCTATATAAAATAAAGTTATTCCTAAAGTGTAAACATCCGGTATACCTTTATAAAATAAAGTATATCTTTAGGTGGGAAAAGTGTCGTTAGTGACTAAGAGACATGAAAGATGAAAgtctataaaaaataaagtgcaacacGTGACTAAAAAGAAACAATCAAGTACGAGGTGACTTCCGGTCAAGTGCACGTCCTAAAACTTGACGTGGCGCTCGTGAAGGTCCCGACTTACCGACGTTCACGTGCACTTTCTTCATCCACGGGTAGACCACGGGCCCCGCGGGGCTGCTGGCGGGAGAAGGCGGCTGAGTCTGCTCGCAGGGCGGCGGGCTGCTGGCGGGCCGACACGGCGCGTACGGCGGCTGCGGTGCACCGGGCAGGTGTCGGTCCCGGGTGGGGTAGTAGTCGGGCTGAGGGGGCAGGTAGTCGGGGTGTGAGTACTCCTCGCACGGCGGGAACTTGGGCTCCACATAATGACACGCGAGCAAATAGGAGCTCATGGCCGATCACGTGGGAGACGTCCCGGTCACTTTTTATATCTCGCACGCGCGTGCTCGTCGGGCCCTCCTACTTTGCCAGCAACAAAGTTGCCGCACACGTGACCAGCGCCAGCCAATGGCCGTGCAGGAAACAGCGAGGAGCGCGTGCATGTACGCGTGTGTGTACGCGCATCTCATGATCTTACTGAGTACTCCGCTTCGACATGACGTCACGACTTTAATGGCCGATTAGGAAgatgaaaacatttatttatttattttttataaacatgtTAAAAGCGACCCAGTGTAGTTTAAATATACATTTGACGTTTAGGAGGATTAAGAATGTCTTAAATTAATATTTTATTGTCCTCtcatgtaattattattttactgtacatatacatatatataccggaTGTTTACTCTTTAGtaataactttattttataaatatagttATTGTTGGTTCTATCCCTACTCTAAGGTGTTTttcctaactttttttttttattctatgtatttttttctttcttttatgaAGATATAACGGATGTTTACACTTTA
This genomic interval from Entelurus aequoreus isolate RoL-2023_Sb linkage group LG06, RoL_Eaeq_v1.1, whole genome shotgun sequence contains the following:
- the LOC133652147 gene encoding homeobox protein Hox-B4a-like; protein product: MSSYLLACHYVEPKFPPCEEYSHPDYLPPQPDYYPTRDRHLPGAPQPPYAPCRPASSPPPCEQTQPPSPASSPAGPVVYPWMKKVHVNVVSSNSTGEGEPKRSRSAYTRQQVLELEKEFHYSRYLTRRRRLEVAHTLSLSERQIKIWFQNRRMKWKKDHKLPNTKVRAGNTTTTT